A segment of the Anaerolineae bacterium genome:
ATTACCTGTTGCCAATGCTGTAGAGAGCTTTCCGTTACCGTATAACCAATCGAAACAGCGACATGAGAAGGTTTACGAAAACCTTCTCATGTCGCTTTGCTTATCTGGAGGAGACGTGCCATTGAAATAAGCTCTCGTCAGGCAGTGGTTCTCCTCCACCCGTTTGTTTATCGGCCATGATCGCTAAATGAATCAACGAACGACAAACACGGAGAGATTATTTCCTACGAAGGGATAAATCTCTCCTTCAGTAAGTGGGTAAATATAGAAAAGCCTGCCTGGTTTTCTTAGGGAGCGAAGCTCCCCATGGAATTGAGCGCGTCGAGAATCTGATCGCCAAATTGATAGGCAGCTACGCCCAGGGCGACACAACAGCAGCATAAGATCAAAAGAACTACAAGGATGATAATCAGGGTGGTGTTTTTCTTTTTCTTTTCTTCAACGGGAGGGAAGGGCGGTTGTTCCATATTTTCTCCTTAGAAATTTGGTTTAGGTTAAATCGGTCAAATTTATGCCCAGGCAACCAACAGGAAGGGGAGCAGGCTGGACCCTTCTGCTGCCAATCCTAAGGCGATCAACAAGAATGGAATGAGAAATGCCAGAATTACGCCACAAATTCCCAGGATGCCGAGGATAATGCCAATCCAGCCAAGGATAACGCCGGCTTTGGCTAAGCCTTCACCTCCGAGGGCGCCACGGCTATCGCGAATCTCGTTCTTTGCCATATTGCCGGTAATCACTGCCACGATGCTGCCTATAAAGGGAAATAAAGAGAGACCAAGAATACCGGCTACCAGGCTTACAACCGCCATGCTGCTGGTTGGGGGCGAATAACTGGGGGGATAAGATGAACTATTCACAATGCCTCCTTTAAGATTGCCTCAACTTTTTAAGACTTCTTGATTGGCGCGCCGCCATAGTTTCCAGATTACCCAGGAAGTGAACAGAATCACAATCATTGCCACCAGCAAGGGGATCACCACCGAAAGGATCGACAACAAGGTGGAGATCAGGTCTTCGGCAATGCTGACCGGCACATTCCCGGCGCCACCTGTGGTAGCGGTTACGGCTGGTCGCACAGCCAGCGATTTGACCGCATGAACTGTACCGGCAACCAGCAATCCACAGGAAAGGGCTAACACAGGATGAATGTCGGTGATTGCTCCGGCGCTGGCGGCAAAGATGATCGCTCCAGCAGCGGGACGGATGAAGGTTTGAATCAGGTCGTTTACGTGATTGATAGCTGGCACTTTGTCAGCAAAAAATTCGATGACGATTAGTACAATCAGTAATCCAATAATCCAGCCGTTGGTCAGGGTGTCCCAGGGAGGGGATAGTTTAATAAGAGTCGTGAATCGTCCGAGGAGCGCTACAACCAATAGGGGGATATAAGCGTTCAAGCCAGCACTCGCCGATAAACCAAAAGCAGAGATGATACCGGTCAATGCGTCCACTACTTTATTATACGCTATAGGGCAAAAAAAGTTGCGCTTCAACCGATATGAAAACCATCCCATGTGCCGGTTAGTAAGAACCGACCAAGATCAATCAGCATAATTTGTAATAGCGCAAAGCCAAAGCCAGTGATAAGAAACGTGGAGTATTCGCGCCAGTGATTGTACTGATTCTCCCGCCGCAAGACGATGATCCAGAGCAAGGTATAAATCATCGTCAACAGGATTAAGACCCCTGCGGCCGAGAGCAAGGCGAGAGGGTAGAGCAGCAGTGGATTTTGACTCATCACCAATAGGTCGATAAAAGCGGTAATGAAGAGTAGCCAGAATACCTGCGAGAGAGTTTTCAGTGCCGGCTCATCGCGCACCTGTCGATATACCAATTGTTGAAAGGCAGGATAAAGCATCGCCGTAATAACCAGTCCCATGCCGCTGCCGGTGATTAGTCGCAGGCTGTTTGTCGGCGTGTACAGGTGGGGCAAAGCAGGAAAAAGGGTCAGGTAGGAGTTGAGCCCGTCAACGGCAAAAGCAAGCGCCAGTAGGGCAAAAATGGCAAGGATTCGCCGTGCAGGAGTTGCACTACACCGATAGCCAAAGCGATGCTGGAAAACTAGACCTGCAATCGCTCCCAGGTACATTCCGGTGCAACGGGCGCATAACGGCAATGGACGTTCGCCAAGGTGGTAAGAGCGGATCTCAATTCGATGACAAACCGCATAACCGATAGCATCTGCCTTGCCCAACAATCCTTCCGGGGTTAATACCAAAAAACCTGTTGTCAGGAGAAGAACCAGAACGCTTAAGGGTATTTTTGCCCAATGGATTTTCGCCAATGCACGTTGTAGCCAGGAATCCATGTTCTCCATTATAGAAGGTTTTCGTTAGATTGCAAGTCAATCGGTCTCCTGGTTGACGGACAAATCTCTGGCTATCTTACCTTGCCATGAGCATCAATTTGCCTTCGCTATCGAATCGGCGAAACTGTGTTCTGGGGTTTTTCAAGTTCGTGTGGATTAAGGGATTATTAAATTCACACCACGCAGGCTGGTCTTAAGGTATGATTAGGGCTTCAGGAGGTTCATGGACTATGAAACGATTGACTTTACTCATCTCCGTGCTGGTGTTGTTGCTGAGCTCGTGCGGTCTTTTTCGCAATGCCCCAACACCTGCACCCACCGAAACATCGCTCCCTGCTACAGCAACGGAGCTCCCTGTGACGCCAACGTCTGCTCCAACCCCTTTGCCCACCGCTACGGCGGAACTGGTGGATTATGGTCCGAGTGGATTTCCACCCAACATTAATCCCTTAACCGGTTTACCGGTCAGTGACCCGGCCGTTTTGGATCGTCGCCCCCTGGCGATTAAAATTCAGCTATTTCCACGCGATGGGCGGCCTCCCTTTGGCTTGTCCCTGGCAGATGTCGTGTTCGATTATTACCAGAACAATGGTATGACCCGTCTGCATGCCATCTTTTATGGCAATGATTATGAGCAGGTCGGTCCGATCCGCTCGGCGCGCTTATTCGATGGTGAATTAATCGAAATGTATAAATCGATCTTTGCCTTTGGAAGTGCGGATAAGCGAATATTGCGCAAGCTGCTCAACGCGAATTACGCCAATCGCCTGATCTTTGAGGGCGCGCTGAATTGTCCTCCGATGTGCCGGATCGATCCGAACGGCGGCAATTACCTGGTGGCAAACACCAAAGAGATGGGCCCGTATATTGAAACGCGGGGCGAGAAAGATGAACGCCAGAATTTGGACGGTATGAAGTTCCAACACGCCACGCCGGCTGGCGGAACCCCTGCGGTTAAAATTTTTACCCGCTTTTCGATCAGCGCTTATGTGCGTTGGGATTATGACCAATCCAGTGGAAAATATTTGCGTTTTCAAGACACCCAGGAAGATGGTGGACAGGGTGAAGCTTATGCTCCGTTGCTCGACCGCGTGACCAATGCCCAAATCAGCGCTGACAATGTTGTTATCCTCGTTCTACCGCATAAGTTTGAATATAAATCAGGCAACAGTGAGATTATTGATATTGAGATGAAGGATAGCGGCATCGCCTATGCCTTTCGTGATGGGTATGCGTATGAAGTGCGCTGGGTGCGCTCTGCCGATGATACTTTATTTACCTTGCAATTTGCAGATGGTACACCTTATCCCTATAAGCCAGGTGTTACTTACTATGTCATCATGGGGACGAGTTCGACCCTGGATAAAAAAGATGGCGGCATCTGGCGATTCGTATGGGCTATGCCATAAGTAGAGATTTATCGGTAAGTTTATTGATGAGTTAGCAGGTATGGAAGCATTTTTTCGAGACCCAAATGAGCCGGTGTTTCCTCCCGTGGAGGTGAGGATCAAAGCGTTGCGCGCCGATCCCCGTTCGGATGGACAAAGAGTGCGCGTGTTCCTCCACATCACGGCGTTCCAAAAGCGTCCCAGTGGGGAGGTGCGCATTCTCAATGCCCAGGGAGACGAACTTGCGAGTGCCAGTTTCATTGAGGCGCTTTCCCCGCGTATGGAATTTACCCTTCACCTGCGCGGCGAGGTACTCAATCCACATCGCTTGCAGGCGCGCATCTTTTATCTGAGAGATGAAGATTATCAATCTGAAGGTGAAGGAGAAATTGAACGGTCGCTGATGGTGGTCGATCAGGCGCAGACCGATTTTGAAGTACCCATTTTGTGAACTATATCCTTTCTGCGGGCGAGGTTGGTACGAAAATTGCAAAATCTGGTTGGCTATGGCAATTGACTGGCTTTGTCAGCCATGCTAGAATGCCAACAGAAGGTACGTAGGCCAACATGCAATCCTCTCCATCCTCTTCCGCTCCTCAAACCCCTCGCAAGCCGTCTCAGCGATGGTTGCTACGAGGGGTTTTGTTGTTGCTCATCTTGACTGGATTGTTCGCCCTGTTCCGTGTTCCGCCCCTTAGCCTTCGCTTGAGAGAGGTGGCCGGAGGGTATTTCCTTTCTCTCTCCTCAAGTCTGGCTCAACAAAGCACTCCTACCATCCCGCCCTCGAATGAGAATGCCCTTCCAACCGCCTCTCAGATTGTAACCCTGGCGGTTTCCCCAACTCAGACGTTTCAGATTGCCACCCAAAGCGCGACTGCTCCTGTATCTACTACCCTTCCTGCTTCCGCCACTTTGAACGATGGCTGGCTTGTCTTGTCTCTGTTGGATCGGGACGATTATCATTTGTTTGCCTATCAGGTGACGACTCAAAAATGGCTCCGCCTCACCGATGGTGAAGGAGATGATCTCTATCCAGCGGTGAGTCCGGATGGGATGTGGATTGCCTTTGCTTCCAATCGTCAAGGATATTGGGATGTGTATCTACTATCGCTTCGAGATGGAAGCCTTTATCCTCTGACCCGCTCTCCTCAGTATGATGGAGCGCCGACCTGGTCTCCAGATGGAAAGTGGCTGGCATATGAGAGCTACGTTGTCGACCCACAAACGCAAGAGGGGAATTTAGAAATCTTGATTCAAGAGGTCAAGCCGGGTGCAAATCAAAACCCACAAGTCGTCCAACTCACCTCGGTCGGTGGAGCTGATTTTGCCCCGCAGTGGTCTCCAAAGGGACGGCAGATAGCTTTTATCTCGCAGCGCGCCGGAGAAAACGATCTGTGGATTGCAGACCTGGATCGAATCGATGATCGCTATCGCAACTTAAGCGCCGATCTCGCTTCATCGGTACAATCGCTCTCCTGGTCTGCCGATGGGAACTGGTTGCTTTGGAATGCTGCCATTGAAGGCATACAGTGGATCTACCGCTGGGATGCGAATTCCCCTCAGTTGCCGTCTCGCAAAATCCTGCCTGGTCGTTACCCTGTTCTCAGTGAAGATGGAAAGCAAATCTTTAGCGTTCTGTCCACACCTCATCACTCGTATTTGCAGGCTTTTTCACTGGATGATGGAACCTATACGATGCCTTTGATGCTCCTTCCTGGCGAGCCAAAAGGGATTGCCTGGCTTCCGCAGAAGTTTAGTGGGCAAATCGTGGCTAATTTTCCGTCTTTGCCCAATATTCAAGAGCTTTTCCCGTTCCATGAAGCTGATCGTCGAGAAGCGGGTCAAACACCCGTACGGCAACGCATAAAAGCCCTGGAGGATGTACAGGCGCCTTTCCCCTATCTACATGAGGCAGTGATCGAGGCTTTTCGAGCCTTGAGAACATCAGTGGAGCAGCGCGCCGGGTGGGATGTCCTGTCCCGCCTCGAGAATGCTTATCTGCCGTTATCGAGCCCCGCTTTCCCCTTCTCCAATGAAGAATGGCTCTACACCGGTCGAGCATTCACTTTGGATCCGGCTGTGCTTAACGCTGGCTGGCTGATGGTTGTCCGCGAAGACTATGGCTCTGAAATTTACTGGCGGCTCTACCTCAAGACGCGCTATCAGGATGGGCGGCAGGGGATGCCCTTGCGCGATTTGCCGTTCGATCTGAATGCTCGTTATCGCGGCGATCCTCTGGCGTATGACCGCGGTGGAGCGTGGATGCCTGCAGCTCCCGGCGGTTATTGGATAGATTTGACCGAGTTGGCGCAACGCTATGGCTGGAGACGGCTGCCAGCTTTGTCTACCTGGCGCTCTGCGCTGAATACAGCGCGCTTCGCCATCCTGGTTAAGCAAGATGGGTTGGACTGGTATTCGGCAATGTTAGAACTCTATCCTGCTGAAGCCCTCTATACGCCCACACCCGTTCCTTCCCCCACCCAAACGCCCACCCGCACCCCGATTCCAACCCGCACCAGCACATCAACCCCGACACCTCGTCCGACCCTCACCCCTCGCCTCACCTTGACCCCGGTACAATCGTTACCTCCTTCCCTCACGCCATGAGAAGAGTTGCATGGTTGGGCATTTTTCTCTTTCTGGGTGGCATAATCGGATGCACACCGGCGATATTCGCTCGCCCTTCTCCAGTTGAAGCCACCGTTTCTCCATCCCAGACAGCCGCATCTCCCGATGAGACCGCCTCTCCCACGCAACTGATCCCCGATGCTGTTCCAGTAGATGCCCAGACCTTTGATTCCGATCCGGCTTTGCCCTTGACGGATCCTTATTCGTTGATGGTTCAGCAGCCCCTCACCGACACAATTGCCGACTGGCGTCCGCCGCTCTACCCAACACCCTGGATTCCTACCCCTTATGACCATTTTCTTTTCAGCCGCCCGGTGTTAGCAGATATGAAGGTTTGGGCATTGGAGGATTATCGCTACGGTGGGGTTTTCTTTCGTAACGTAGTCCATACCGGCATTGATATCCCCCTCAAGATTGGTTCTCCGGTCGTTGCAGCCGGCTCGGGGCGAGTGACCTGGAGTGGCTATGGCTTGATGAGCGGCGAGAACAATCCTGAGGATCCTTATGGGTTGGCAGTGGTCATCCGGCATGATTTCGGGTATCAGGGGCAGACGCTCTATACGGTTTATGGACATCTATCGGAGACAAATCTGGTGGTCGGTCAGCCGATTAAGAGCGGGGAATTGGTTGGCCTATCCGGGGCAACCGGCAAAGTAACCGGGCCACATTTGCATTTCGAGGTGCGCATTGGGGATAACAACTTCTCCCGTAGCCGTAACCCAGAGTTGTGGATTGTACCCCCTCAGGGTTGGGGGATTCTCGCCGGCCAGTTGAAGACATTCGAGGATGAGTGGATGATGCGAGTCAAGGTTTTGATTCGTTCGTTAGATACAGGAGAACGCTATTGGGTTGCTACCTATGGGGATGGCCCGGTCAACAGCGACCCCTATTATAACGAAAATCTGGTCATCGGTGATTTGCCCGCCGGCTGGTACCGCATTTTGATCCCCGGGGAGACCAGCCAGCACCTGGATATTGAAATCTTGCCCGGCAGGGTTAGCTACTTCCGTTATAAGCGGGGGAGTGGATTCTCGACCGATTTGCCCATCCCGCCTGGTACGTTTTTCAAGACGCCTGAGGTGCCAACTCCCCAGATCGAACTCGAGCCTCTTGAGACGCCTGTTCCCTGATTTTTTCTTTCGAAAACCTTGACAGATAGAACGTTTGTGCTAAACTAACTCTGGGCGTGATAGCCATGAAAACCAGAATATTTTGGAATGCAGTTCATGGTCGGTGATATACTCAAAAGTACAAACGATCAGGTTTGAGAATGAGAAAGGAAATCTATGGTTAAAAAGATTAGCACCTCACCGTTATCGGATCAAGCAGATGCCAGACAAGCCGCTCTGGACAAGACCTTAGGAGACATTACCAAACGCTATGGTGAAGGGGCAATCATGCGTTTAGGAGAAGCTCATCACTTAGCGGTTGAGGTGATCCCGACCGGCTCTTTGTCCCTGGATATCGCTTTGGGAGTTGGTGGGATCCCGCGTGGCCGCATTACCGAGATTTTTGGGCCTGAGTCATCGGGAAAAACGACCATTTGCCAGCACATAGCTGCCGAAGCGCAGCGCATGGGCGGAGTGGCAGCGTTCATTGATATGGAGCATGCTTTAGATCCGAATTACGCTGCTCGCTGTGGAGTCAATATTGACTCGTTGTTGATCTCACAGCCAGATACGGGCGAGCAAGCCCTTGAAATTGCTGAGGCCCTGGTGCGTTCTGGAGCAGTGGATGTGGTGATCATTGACTCGGTCGCGGCTCTGGTGCCACGAGCGGAGATTGAAGGGGATATGGGGGATGCACCCATGGCAATGCAGGCGCGCTTGATGTCGCAAGCTTTACGCAAACTTTCAGGTGCTATCAAGCAGACCAATACAGCGGTGGTTTTCACCA
Coding sequences within it:
- a CDS encoding putative transmembrane protein, which produces MTGIISAFGLSASAGLNAYIPLLVVALLGRFTTLIKLSPPWDTLTNGWIIGLLIVLIVIEFFADKVPAINHVNDLIQTFIRPAAGAIIFAASAGAITDIHPVLALSCGLLVAGTVHAVKSLAVRPAVTATTGGAGNVPVSIAEDLISTLLSILSVVIPLLVAMIVILFTSWVIWKLWRRANQEVLKS
- a CDS encoding metalloendopeptidase encodes the protein MGIFLFLGGIIGCTPAIFARPSPVEATVSPSQTAASPDETASPTQLIPDAVPVDAQTFDSDPALPLTDPYSLMVQQPLTDTIADWRPPLYPTPWIPTPYDHFLFSRPVLADMKVWALEDYRYGGVFFRNVVHTGIDIPLKIGSPVVAAGSGRVTWSGYGLMSGENNPEDPYGLAVVIRHDFGYQGQTLYTVYGHLSETNLVVGQPIKSGELVGLSGATGKVTGPHLHFEVRIGDNNFSRSRNPELWIVPPQGWGILAGQLKTFEDEWMMRVKVLIRSLDTGERYWVATYGDGPVNSDPYYNENLVIGDLPAGWYRILIPGETSQHLDIEILPGRVSYFRYKRGSGFSTDLPIPPGTFFKTPEVPTPQIELEPLETPVP
- a CDS encoding RecA protein yields the protein MVKKISTSPLSDQADARQAALDKTLGDITKRYGEGAIMRLGEAHHLAVEVIPTGSLSLDIALGVGGIPRGRITEIFGPESSGKTTICQHIAAEAQRMGGVAAFIDMEHALDPNYAARCGVNIDSLLISQPDTGEQALEIAEALVRSGAVDVVIIDSVAALVPRAEIEGDMGDAPMAMQARLMSQALRKLSGAIKQTNTAVVFTNQLRQKIGVVFGNPETTSGGMALKFYASVRLDVRRIQSIKLGNEIIGNRTRVRVVKNKVAPPFRTAEFDIMYNEGISRVGDLLDLATELEIITKRGSFYNYGDIRLGQGRENAKDFLHQNPDLAEEIELAIRQQALSGEVPLPIRSDEADDLVDDIV